Proteins encoded together in one Shewanella oneidensis MR-1 window:
- a CDS encoding winged helix-turn-helix domain-containing protein, which translates to MRLLAVSLFLQCHNRTQVANQLRVARFSVNLWVSSYLKQGLAGLEDKPRLGKKPSLSNEQKRRLARYIEFKAQSDEGGRLTGADIQQYISSEFNVEYHPNHIYKLLKSMGSCWITSRSRHPKQTQSLQDAFKKVSSGNAPSHSHSYPTTPD; encoded by the coding sequence ATGCGATTGCTCGCGGTATCGCTATTTTTGCAATGCCATAACCGCACTCAGGTGGCAAACCAGTTAAGGGTAGCAAGATTCAGCGTCAACTTATGGGTCTCCAGCTATCTTAAGCAAGGACTGGCAGGACTTGAAGATAAACCACGCCTAGGGAAGAAGCCGTCATTGTCAAATGAGCAAAAAAGGAGACTCGCCAGATACATTGAATTCAAAGCACAATCAGATGAGGGAGGCAGACTCACTGGGGCAGACATCCAGCAATACATCTCGAGTGAGTTTAATGTCGAGTACCATCCCAATCACATCTACAAGCTACTCAAGAGCATGGGATCCTGTTGGATAACCAGCCGCTCCAGGCATCCAAAACAAACTCAGAGCTTACAGGACGCTTTTAAAAAAGTTTCCTCTGGAAACGCTCCTTCACACTCCCATTCATATCCAACCACACCAGAT